One stretch of Clavelina lepadiformis chromosome 6, kaClaLepa1.1, whole genome shotgun sequence DNA includes these proteins:
- the LOC143462516 gene encoding beta-1,4-galactosyltransferase 4-like, translating into MKPRLRIRLAVHRVLIVLLFMLGLLTFQVTYYVVFFKPKEDTPYPALQRLVTNVDAFLWSRFDISTLTEDLSDWTDSDAVSGFEPVSPLPEVDISPKDFCPLLPPELQGELFVQFDPEFPPAYDVIAKANKHLSFGGRYKPPQCSPRYKLAIIVPYRDREKQLFWFLSHIHPILQRQMLEYAIYVVNQAPGALFNRGKLMNVGFAEASKRDRYDCYVFHDVDLLAENDMCLYHCPEFAEEARSNPKHLSVSVDKFKYEALHYELGLCSPVPYQASEMQVFGGVAIFTEDQFISVNGFSNSYWGWGAEDDDLFLRTWRKGYKIDRSHMNECSFHMLPHDQETKNPKSPMRYVLLKQSLLRQNTDGLNSLKYRLLNKTEGLLYTNITVDIAKPSDKVFELMDLMKEEFGTESQFSCFEALVWMYNRLPTLEATKSKDKASGL; encoded by the exons atgaaacctagGCTAAGAATTAGGTTGGCTGTACATCGTGTGCTGATCGTACTGCTGTTCATGTTGGGACTCTTGACGTTTCAAGTCACCTATTACGTCGTATTTTTTAAACCGAAAGAAGACACACCTTATCCAGCCTTGCAGAGATTGGTGACCAACGTGGACGCTTTTTTATGGTCGCGTTTTGACATATCAACACTCACAGAAGACCTCAGCGATTGGACGGATAGTGATGCTGTATCTGGTTTTGAACCAGTTTCGCCATTACCGGAAGTCGACATATCTCCAAAAGACTTCTGCCCGCTTTTGCCGCCCGAATTGCAGGGCGAATTGTTCGTTCAATTTGACCCCGAGTTTCCACCTGCCTATGACGTCATCGCAAAGGCGAACAAACATCTTTCCTTTGGGGGTCGCTATAAGCCTCCGCAATGCAGTCCACGTTACAAGTTGGCTATAATAGTCCCATATCGGGATAGGGAAAAGCAACTTTTTTGGTTTCTGTCACACATCCATCCAATATTACAGCGGCAAATGTTGGAATACGCGATCTACGTCGTCAACCAAGCGCCTGGCGCTTTGTTTAACCGCGGCAAGCTGATGAACGTAGGTTTTGCCGAAGCTTCGAAACGCGACAGATATGATTGTTACGTGTTCCACGATGTTGATCTTTTAGCGGAGAATGACATGTGCTTGTATCACTGCCCGGAGTTTGCTGAGGAAGCGCGCAGCAACCCAAAACATCTTTCTGTGTCCGTTGACAAATTCAAGTATGAAGCACTACACTACGAACTTGGTCTGTGTTCACCAGTGCCTT ATCAAGCGAGCGAGATGCAGGTATTTGGCGGGGTTGCCATTTTCACAGAAGATCAGTTTATCAGTGTTAATGGTTTTTCCAACTCGTACTGGGGTTGGGGGGCAGAAGATGACGATCTATTCTTGAGAACCTGGCGAAAAG GTTACAAGATTGATCGGAGTCATATGAACGAGTGTTCATTTCACATGCTGCCTCACGatcaagaaacaaaaaacCCAAAGAGTCCGATGAGATACGTACTACTCAAGCAGTCTCTTTTACGGCAGAACACTGATGGATTAAACAGTCTCAA ATATCGGCTGTTAAACAAAACCGAAGGACTCTTGTACACAAACATTACGGTCGATATTGCAAAGCCATCCGACAAAGTATTCGAACTAATGGATCTTATGAAAGAGGAATTTGGAACCGAGAGCCAATTTTCTTGCTTCGAAGCTCTGGTCTGGATGTACAACCGCCTACCTACTCTGGAAGCAACAAAATCTAAAGACAAAGCATCAGGGCTCTAA
- the LOC143462512 gene encoding uncharacterized protein LOC143462512: MDRFSLIVLVLGSWCLVGAAGVEPVSAVDEYWSEWSEFVPSNSAANRIRSRTCNTTDVICTSNYYMEEYQNCFVTCASFGLPTVSGCMGDCDIGFQTTTFPCDDGTLCMYLRNHYCLASCSGTWNEWEQTSECNRNCDGGTYTRQRFCQNPDGSASTNCQGAGGSNIETGTQVCNTEACPVLGEWSDFTTCSHSCDGGNQTRTRFCLEATAPSLDGIGCPGGQTSYSESQPCMTQACPAYGAYVNGTCSVTCGGGNLTRTRTCTYEGSPSSLCPGASATGEMSVIVTCNTQNCSYWTDWTEVGNCSEPCDGGMISRTRDCVNNGAPATDCNGTQTDSVPCNTFECLGYGNWTAIDACNATCDGGYQNWERYCLISGNCTGPDTLTEQRECNTNACEYGSWSNITECSEPCGNGTWTEERNCVTVGCSKTETRTEICNLQDCTFGNWTDAGVCSVTCGGGTLDQERLCNVPGCTLTENRTISCNTDDCPAAIAGAGGNIPLLISIASIVGALAISAAAYMTVTACLGLAAAGDEKKRVTATSAFAIYAIQAGTLGMIQWRGKTKLKMKNRRRNLLACCGGDNNEPEYGDVVPMVRIFGRKTPGESREALDTPADDIPTDSTDPFNTSAPYTTDAPQTSAPYTSGPLQGNPQQSGVGLAELTKWARQMIGDSKNINETDVYDLNKSNNNSSIWAINDDRVDVSHYAWVHTRSFSGRKAMSTFNKDRESVYDHTYTVMK, from the exons ATGGACCGTTTTTCACTTATTGTCCTGGTGCTTGGCTCCTGGTGCCTGGTGGGTGCCGCAGGGGTTGAACCGGTGTCTGCTGTAGATGAGTACTGGTCTGAGTGGTCTGAGTTTGTTCCAAGTAACTCGGCAGCCAACAGAATAAGGTCAAGAACTTGTAACACAA CCGACGTGATTTGCACATCTAACTATTACATGGAAGAAtaccaaaattgttttgtaacttGCGCATCCTTCGGACTCCCAACAGTTTCAGGTTGTATGGGCGATTGTGATATTGGATTTCAAACGACTACATTCCCATGCGATGATGGTACATTGTGCAT gtACCTGCGAAATCATTACTGCTTGGCCTCGTGTTCCGGCACCTGGAATGAATGGGAACAAACATCTGAGTGCAACAGAAACTGTGATGGCGGCACATACACAAggcaaagattttgccaaaaccCTGACGGATCGGCCAGTACAAACTGCCAGG gCGCTGGAGGTTCTAATATTGAAACCGGTACTCAAGTTTGTAATACGGAAGCTTGTCCAGTCTTGGGTGAATGGTCGGATTTCACAACTTGTTCCCATTCTTGTGATGGAGGAAATCAAACCCGTACCAGATTTTGCCTCGAAGCTACGGCGCCCAGCTTAGAT GGAATAGGCTGCCCAGGTGGCCAGACCTCATACAGCGAGAGCCAGCCGTGCATGACGCAAGCATGTCCTGCTTACGGGGCATACGTTAACGGTACTTGCTCAGTGACATGTGGCGGAGGCAACCTCACTCGAACCCGTACTTGCACTTATGAAGGCAGCCCCTCGTCTCTATGCCCTGGTGCTTCTGCTACTGGTGAAATG TCAGTGATAGTCACGTGCAACACACAAAACTGTTCTTACTGGACGGATTGGACTGAAGTTGGCAATTGTTCTGAGCCATGTGATGGTGGCATGATCTCTCGCACAAGAGATTGCGTAAACAACGGCGCA CCGGCGACGGATTGTAATGGTACACAGACCGACTCTGTTCCATGCAACACTTTTGAATGTTTGGGGTACGGGAATTGGACTGCTATCGACGCTTGTAATGCCACTTGTGACGGCGGATATCAG aatTGGGAAAGGTATTGTTTAATATCGGGAAATTGTACAGGTCCAGATACATTGACCGAACAACGCGAGTGCAATACTAAC GCTTGTGAATACGGTTCTTGGAGCAATATCACAGAATGCAGCGAGCCATGTGGTAACGGAACTTGGACCGAAGAACGAAATTGTGTTACAGTGGGCTGCTCAAAAAct gaAACCAGGACAGAGATTTGTAACCTCCAG GATTGCACCTTTGGTAACTGGACTGATGCTGGGGTTTGTTCGGTTACATGCGGTGGGGGTACGTTGGATCAGGAGCGCCTTTGCAACGTTCCTGGATGTACATTAACA GAAAACCGCACGATCTCCTGCAACACAGATGATTGTCCTGCAGCGATCGCAGGAGCAGGAGGAAACATCCCTCTCCTCATCTCGATCGCATCCATCGTCGGTGCTCTTGCAATATCAGCAGCTGCTTACATGACTGTCACAGCTTGTCTTGGATTGGCAGCTGCCGGTGACGAAAAGAAAAGAGTAACCGCGACATCCGCTTTTGCAATCTACGCCATTCAAGCTGGAACCCTGGGAATGATTCAG TGGCGCGGCAAGACCAAACTAAAGATGAAAAATCGACGTAGAAACTTACTTGCCTGTTGTGGTGGTGATAACAACGAACCAGAAT ACGGCGATGTTGTGCCGATGGTCCGTATCTTTGGTCGGAAGACTCCTGGTGAATCTCGTGAGGCTCTGGATACTCCA GCCGATGATATTCCTACTGATAGTACCGACCCGTTCAACACCTCTGCACCCTACACCACTGACGCGCCACAGACATCTGCGCCTTACACAAGCGGACCACTACAGGGAAATCCCCAGCAGAGCGGTGTTGGGTTGGCTGAATTGACCAAATGGGCTAGACAGATGATT GGCGATAGTAAAAACATAAACGAGACCGACGTCTACGACCTCAACAAATccaacaacaacagcagcaTATGGGCCATCAACGATGACCGCGTGGACGTTTCCCATTATGCTTGGGTTCATACGAGGTCATTTTCAGGCAGAAAGGCTATGTCCACTTTTAACAAGGATCGAGAGAGTGTCTATGACCACACATATACGGTCATGAAATAG